In Helianthus annuus cultivar XRQ/B chromosome 8, HanXRQr2.0-SUNRISE, whole genome shotgun sequence, a single genomic region encodes these proteins:
- the LOC110870138 gene encoding uncharacterized protein LOC110870138, which translates to MSGGASDNVLSLTTDELKEKIAEEVGRAIEVSLPRFVERMQNTLLSTMEERIGELREDLTSDRGKAKEKKGCSYNKFMACKPPVFNGEVDPIACQRWISDIEGVFERTHCDESDFVAYGTGQLRGQAKDWWDNLRNERGVETIRAMTWEAFKVPFLKHHSPKAVINKIKEEFMQLRQKGETVDKITGMFMDKLKFCDDLVKTEEQKIYYYHTMLRAEYREFMTPSHYESLTDIINAAREREIELKRQVERGERRALDENPSPTKKPKVAESSKKGSAKGGSPSCKTCGRTHKGECYFKNKPCVACGKIGHGVANCPDKVMVCYKCYQPGHKKSECPELVGNKESAGSRDETPKAKARSFQITAAEAKMEPDVVTEVGNNKCFLVCDVCRECKLNIDGEEYSIDLIPMSMGEFQVVVGMDWLSRYHAKVICLRKEIHLTSPSGRRVIIYGEKACNPVICSIVEARKCILHGCKAYLTYVRDVEKEMPKIEDVPVVREFKDVFPEDLPGIPPEREIEFGIELTPGAKPVAKAPYRLAPSELQELMSQLQDLLEKGFIRPSVSPWGAPVLFVKKKDGSTRMCYYRRFIQDFSKIATPLTKLTRKNEKFA; encoded by the exons ATGTCGGGAGGTGCTAGTGACAATGTTCTATCCCTCACTACCGACGAGTTGAAAGAGAAGATTGCCGAGGAAGTTGGTAGGGCCATCGAAGTCAGTCTACCAAGATTTGTGGAAAGAATGCAAAACACCTTACTTTCGACTATGGAAGAAAGAATTGGTGAACTAAGAGAAGACCTTACCAGTGATAGGggcaaggctaaggaaaagaaaGGTTGTTCTTACAACAAGTTTATGGCGTGCAAGCCCCCGGTTTTCAATGGAGAGGTAGATCCAATTGCTTGTCAAAGGTGGATAAGCGATATTGAAGGTGTTTTCGAACGTACGCATTGTGATGAAAGTGACTTCGTGGCGTATGGAACTGGCCAACTTAGAGgccaagccaaggattggtgggacaacCTCAGAAACGAAAGGGGTGTTGAAACAATAAGGGCGATGACTTGGGAAGCTTTCAAAGTACCATTCCTCAAACATCACAGCCCCAAGGCGGTGATAAATAAGATAAAGGAAGAATTCATGCAATTAAGGCAAAAGGGTGAAACCGTTGATAAGATTACGGGAATGTTCATGGATAAGCTCAAGTTTTGTGATGACTTGGTCAAAACTGAAGAACAGAAAATTTATTATTACCACACCATGCTTAGGgctgaatatagggagttcatgactccctcaCATTATGAAAGCCTTACTGATATAATCAATGCGGCGCGGGAACGCGAGATTGAACTGAAAAGACAAGTTGAAAGAGGTGAAAGGAGGGCCTTGGATGAAAACCCGAGTCCCACAAAGAAGCCGAAGGTAGCTGAATCTTCGAAGAAAGGAAGTGCAAAAGGAGGATCTCCGAGTTGCAAAACATGTGGACGCACTCATAAAGGTGAATGCTATTTCAAGAATAAACCTTGCGTGGCATGTGGCAAGATAGGGCATGGGGTTGCAAATTGCCCCGACAAAGTAATGGTGTGCTATAAATGTTACCAACCGGGTCATAAAAAGTCAGAATGTCCGGAATTGGTGGGAAACAAAGAGAGTGCCGGTTCTAGGGATGAGACCCCAAAGGCTAAGGCAAGGTCGTTCCAAATCACTGCTGCGGAAGCAAAAATGGAACCCGATGTGGTTACAG AAGTAGGTAATAACAAATGTTTTCTTGTTTGTGATGTATGCCGGGAATGCAAATTGAATATCGATGGTGAGGAATACTCCATTGATTTAATACCCATGTCCATGGGTGAATTTCAAGTGGTCgtcggaatggattggctatcccgctaCCATGCTAAGGTGATATGCTTACGTAAGGAGATACACCTAACGTCTCCGAGCGGAAGGCGTGTCATCATTTATGGGGAGAAGGCTTGTAATCCCGTGATATGCTCAATAGTAGAAGCCCGCAAGTGTATACTACACGGGTGTAAGGCATATCTAACTTATGTGCGGGACGTCGAAAAAGAAATGCCCAAAATTGAAGACGTACCTGTGGTGCGTGAATTTAAAGATGTCTTTCCCGAGGATCTCCCGGGAATACCACCAGAGCGAGAAATAGAGTTCGGGATTGAACTAACCCCGGGTGCTAAACCGGTTGCTAAGGCACCGTATAGGTTGGCACCTTCGGAACTGCAAGAGTTAATGTCTCAGTTGCAAGATTTACTAGAGAAGGGATTCATCCGGCCTAGCGTGTCTCCTTGGGGGGCTCCcgtgttatttgtaaagaagaaagacgggagcACGCGGATGT GttactatcggagattcattcaggatttctccaagatcgcaaCGCCGTTGACCAAATTGACCCGCAAGAATGAGAAGTTCGCCTAG